A region of Burkholderiales bacterium JOSHI_001 DNA encodes the following proteins:
- a CDS encoding signal transduction histidine kinase (PFAM: HAMP domain; Histidine kinase-, DNA gyrase B-, and HSP90-like ATPase; Response regulator receiver domain; His Kinase A (phosphoacceptor) domain), producing MSPRITIPQAGAAALSLRAQLRRTTNLTIALVSGLLLLFITVFYAVTETQQEEAAAETLERVIAHNIQGALAFSDAASAERTLASLGEVQQLRRAVLFDQHAGIIAAFAPPSVAPPSQPEGAQQALWDFRPMLHQDKVHDHGWRWQRHASPIRLDGQVLGWVAVEFDNLFLWRRLAMQIGSVLAVALLVGALLAPTLRRANTAVLAPVAELSAAMDRIAAEHRYDLRLAVQGPAEIARLTAGFNDMLSQIADRDAVLEATVERRTQELRLAKDAAEDASRAKSAFLANMSHEIRTPMNGVLGMLDLLRDTRLSERQRHFADTAHSSGEALLAILNDILDFSKIEAGRMALEHAPFELAPLVDDALGLFARDAQAKGVELLAQVDAALPEHLLGDPLRLRQILTNLLSNAVKFTARGEVIVQARLDSGTDGAPWLALAVRDSGVGMDAPTLARVFDAFSQADVSTTRRYGGTGLGLTICRRLASLMGGELVATSTPGAGSTFTLRLPLAEAPDGSARPAAPAGMPPGLKALVVDDNATGREILLHQLQGMGLAAHSAHGGLEALAQLNGAVREGRPYELLVLDDRMPGMTGRAVVRALRGDARFADLPIAMLTSVDDRRDDALGPDAVQAWLTKPVRRKTLHETLLRLAAGGAAPSRPAPLGEPSVLGGLDDAPRARDGGPSATRPRVLLAEDHPVNQLVAQTRLRELGCDTVLATNGREAVARWREGGFDLVLMDCHMPELDGFDATREIRALEGPSGDGRRTPIIALTANAMAGDRERCLAAGMDEHLPKPFTRDQLQAALQRWLQATSTA from the coding sequence ATGAGCCCGCGCATCACCATCCCACAGGCAGGCGCGGCAGCGCTGTCGCTGCGCGCGCAGCTGCGACGCACCACCAACCTCACCATCGCGCTGGTCAGCGGGCTGCTGCTGCTGTTCATCACGGTGTTCTACGCCGTCACTGAAACCCAGCAGGAAGAGGCCGCGGCGGAAACCCTGGAACGCGTCATCGCCCACAACATCCAGGGCGCGCTGGCCTTCTCCGACGCGGCCTCGGCCGAGCGCACACTGGCCAGCCTGGGCGAGGTGCAACAGCTCAGGCGCGCAGTGCTGTTCGACCAGCATGCCGGCATCATTGCAGCCTTCGCGCCGCCGTCGGTGGCACCGCCTTCGCAGCCCGAAGGCGCCCAGCAGGCGCTGTGGGACTTCCGCCCCATGCTGCACCAGGACAAGGTGCACGACCACGGCTGGCGCTGGCAACGCCACGCCTCGCCAATCCGCCTGGACGGCCAGGTGCTGGGCTGGGTGGCGGTGGAGTTCGACAACCTGTTCCTGTGGCGCCGCCTGGCGATGCAGATCGGCTCGGTGCTGGCGGTGGCGCTGCTGGTGGGTGCGCTGCTGGCGCCCACGCTGCGCCGTGCCAACACCGCGGTGCTGGCGCCGGTGGCCGAGCTGTCCGCGGCGATGGACCGCATCGCGGCCGAACACCGCTACGACCTGCGCCTGGCGGTTCAGGGCCCGGCCGAGATCGCCCGCCTGACCGCCGGCTTCAACGACATGCTGTCGCAGATCGCCGACCGCGACGCTGTGCTGGAAGCCACGGTGGAGCGCCGCACCCAGGAGCTGCGCCTGGCCAAGGACGCGGCCGAAGACGCCAGCCGCGCCAAGAGCGCCTTCCTGGCCAACATGAGCCACGAGATCCGCACCCCCATGAACGGCGTGCTGGGCATGCTGGACCTGCTGCGCGACACCCGGCTGTCCGAGCGCCAGCGCCACTTCGCCGACACCGCCCACAGCTCGGGCGAGGCGCTGCTGGCCATCCTGAACGACATCCTGGACTTCTCCAAGATCGAAGCCGGCCGCATGGCACTGGAGCACGCACCCTTCGAGCTGGCACCGCTGGTGGACGACGCGCTGGGACTGTTCGCGCGCGACGCCCAAGCCAAGGGCGTGGAACTGCTGGCCCAGGTGGACGCCGCGCTGCCCGAGCACCTGCTGGGCGACCCGCTGCGCCTGCGCCAGATCCTGACCAACCTGCTGTCCAACGCGGTGAAGTTCACCGCCCGCGGCGAAGTGATCGTGCAGGCCCGGCTGGACAGCGGCACGGACGGCGCCCCCTGGCTGGCACTGGCCGTGCGCGACTCGGGCGTGGGCATGGACGCCCCCACGCTGGCCCGCGTGTTCGACGCCTTCTCGCAGGCCGACGTGTCCACCACGCGCCGCTACGGCGGCACCGGCCTGGGCTTGACCATCTGCCGCCGCCTGGCCAGCCTGATGGGCGGTGAACTGGTGGCCACCAGCACGCCCGGCGCAGGCTCCACCTTCACGCTGCGCCTGCCACTGGCCGAGGCCCCGGACGGCAGCGCGCGCCCCGCCGCACCCGCGGGCATGCCGCCCGGCCTGAAAGCCCTGGTGGTGGACGACAACGCCACCGGCCGCGAGATCCTGCTGCACCAGTTGCAGGGCATGGGCCTGGCGGCCCACAGCGCCCACGGTGGCCTGGAAGCGCTGGCCCAGCTGAACGGCGCGGTGCGCGAGGGCCGGCCCTACGAACTGCTGGTGCTGGACGACCGCATGCCCGGCATGACCGGCCGCGCCGTGGTGAGGGCCCTGCGCGGCGACGCGCGCTTTGCCGACCTGCCCATTGCCATGCTCACTTCGGTGGACGACCGCCGCGACGACGCGCTGGGGCCAGACGCCGTGCAGGCCTGGCTGACCAAGCCGGTGCGCCGCAAGACCCTGCATGAAACCCTGTTGCGCCTGGCCGCTGGCGGCGCAGCGCCCAGCCGCCCGGCGCCGCTGGGCGAACCCAGCGTGCTGGGCGGGCTGGACGATGCCCCGCGCGCGCGCGACGGCGGCCCCAGCGCCACCCGCCCGCGCGTGCTGCTGGCCGAGGACCACCCGGTCAACCAGCTGGTGGCGCAGACCCGTTTGCGCGAACTGGGTTGCGACACCGTGCTGGCCACCAACGGCCGCGAGGCCGTGGCCCGCTGGCGCGAGGGCGGCTTCGACCTGGTGCTGATGGACTGCCACATGCCCGAGCTGGACGGTTTCGACGCCACGCGCGAAATCCGCGCGCTGGAAGGGCCCAGCGGCGACGGGCGACGCACACCCATCATCGCGCTCACCGCCAACGCCATGGCCGGGGACCGCGAACGCTGCCTGGCCGCCGGCATGGACGAGCACTTGCCCAAGCCTTTCACCCGCGACCAACTCCAGGCTGCGCTGCAGCGCTGGTTGCAGGCGACGAGCACCGCCTGA
- a CDS encoding outer membrane receptor for ferrienterochelin and colicin (PFAM: TonB dependent receptor; TonB-dependent Receptor Plug Domain), whose amino-acid sequence MNRHHLPLLALALAAASLNTAAADLAGLSLEELMKVEVTSVAKKAQALGNVAAAVHVITEEDIRASGARSLPEALRLAPGVDVAQISGSRWAVSIRGGTGRFANKLQVMIDGRSVYSSLFSGVFWEAERMPLSEVERIEVLRGPAGSTWGANSVNGVINIITKAAVATGGTRVAAAGGSPGLVDLDADTSFAIGANAALRIYGRAHRIGSGDTGGALAALGDAADAARAQTAGLRLDHHGDDGVHSTLRVGLVHGESGDRWLQASVAPPYGSYPAAVQTHDRVVAQGQQVRGLGEASELTLSAAALAEDAKISGSLRHRYSMAEFDIQHRWWGWDGHDISWGAGLRYNHSVGSAGDMATFVPPRKDWTEWRLFAQDEWLLVPERLRATLGLRVDRHPYAGAQAQPSVRLLWNASTNTSLWAAVSRAVRAPSRGESDIQLNLAVLPPGTAANPGPLPVQLRVNAPFDAPISERLDALELGLRSQLDKTLSLDLALFEHRYRPDFTRVAGAPQFVPGPLPYLLVDLNSRAVSSRTHGVEAALDWRPTARWRQQFSYALLDAAANGTPRHQLKLRSVVDVQDRLRVQALLRYASERLSADLQTQGQAVAAGTALDLAVAWRVNASTELTLGGTDLLRPARVEFVPDLALSAPAVIGPRWSLQLQTRF is encoded by the coding sequence ATGAACCGTCACCACCTCCCCTTGCTGGCCCTGGCCCTGGCCGCCGCCAGCCTGAACACCGCCGCCGCCGACCTGGCCGGGCTGTCGCTGGAAGAACTGATGAAGGTGGAGGTCACCTCGGTGGCCAAGAAGGCCCAGGCCCTGGGCAATGTGGCCGCGGCGGTGCATGTGATCACCGAAGAAGACATCCGCGCCAGCGGCGCGCGCAGCCTGCCCGAAGCGCTGCGGCTGGCGCCGGGCGTGGACGTGGCGCAGATCTCGGGATCACGCTGGGCGGTCTCCATCCGCGGCGGCACCGGGCGCTTCGCCAACAAGCTGCAGGTCATGATCGACGGGCGCAGCGTGTACTCCTCGCTGTTCTCCGGCGTGTTCTGGGAAGCCGAGCGCATGCCGCTGAGCGAGGTGGAACGCATCGAGGTCCTGCGGGGTCCGGCCGGCAGCACCTGGGGCGCCAACTCGGTGAACGGGGTCATCAACATCATCACCAAGGCCGCTGTGGCGACCGGTGGCACGCGCGTGGCCGCGGCAGGCGGCAGCCCGGGCCTGGTGGACCTGGACGCCGACACCAGCTTCGCCATCGGCGCCAACGCCGCCCTGCGCATTTATGGCCGCGCCCACCGCATTGGCAGCGGTGACACCGGGGGGGCCCTGGCCGCGCTGGGCGACGCCGCCGACGCGGCCCGGGCCCAGACCGCCGGACTGCGCCTGGACCACCATGGCGACGACGGTGTGCACAGCACCCTGCGGGTGGGCCTGGTGCACGGCGAATCGGGCGACCGCTGGCTGCAGGCCAGCGTGGCGCCGCCCTATGGCAGCTACCCCGCCGCGGTGCAGACGCACGACCGCGTGGTGGCCCAGGGTCAGCAGGTGCGGGGCCTGGGCGAAGCGTCCGAGCTCACCCTGTCGGCCGCCGCGCTGGCCGAAGACGCCAAGATCAGCGGCTCGCTGCGCCACCGCTACAGCATGGCCGAGTTCGACATCCAGCACCGCTGGTGGGGCTGGGACGGGCACGACATCAGCTGGGGCGCAGGCCTGCGCTACAACCACAGCGTGGGCTCGGCGGGCGACATGGCCACCTTCGTGCCGCCGCGCAAGGACTGGACCGAGTGGCGCCTGTTCGCCCAGGACGAATGGCTGCTGGTGCCCGAGCGCCTGCGCGCCACGCTGGGCCTGCGGGTGGACCGCCATCCCTACGCCGGCGCCCAGGCCCAGCCCAGCGTGCGGCTGCTGTGGAACGCCAGCACCAACACCTCGCTGTGGGCGGCCGTCTCGCGCGCGGTGCGCGCGCCCTCGCGCGGCGAATCCGACATCCAGCTGAACCTGGCGGTGCTGCCGCCTGGCACGGCCGCCAACCCCGGGCCGCTGCCGGTGCAGCTGCGCGTGAACGCGCCCTTCGACGCTCCGATCAGCGAACGCCTGGACGCGCTGGAGCTGGGCCTGCGCAGCCAGCTGGACAAGACCCTGTCGCTGGACCTGGCGCTTTTCGAGCACCGCTACCGGCCCGACTTCACCCGCGTGGCCGGTGCCCCGCAGTTCGTGCCCGGCCCGCTGCCCTACCTGCTGGTGGACCTGAACTCGCGCGCCGTGAGCAGCCGCACCCACGGCGTGGAGGCCGCGCTGGACTGGCGCCCCACCGCACGCTGGCGCCAGCAGTTCAGCTACGCCCTGCTGGACGCCGCCGCCAACGGCACGCCGCGTCACCAGCTCAAGCTGCGCAGCGTGGTGGACGTGCAGGACCGGCTGCGCGTGCAGGCCCTGCTGCGCTACGCCAGCGAACGCCTGAGCGCCGACCTGCAGACCCAGGGCCAGGCGGTGGCCGCGGGCACGGCGCTGGACCTGGCCGTGGCCTGGCGCGTGAATGCCAGCACCGAGCTCACGCTGGGCGGCACCGACCTGCTGCGCCCGGCGCGGGTGGAGTTCGTGCCCGACCTGGCACTGTCCGCCCCGGCGGTCATCGGCCCGCGCTGGTCACTGCAGCTGCAAACCCGCTTCTGA
- a CDS encoding response regulator of the LytR/AlgR family (PFAM: Response regulator receiver domain; LytTr DNA-binding domain), producing the protein MNTAAAPRAVIADDERLMREQLRARLAQVWPELQIVAEAKNGLEAVDLVARERPEIVFLDIRMPGLTGVDAARQIAQMELADDEHLPEIVFITAYDEYAVQAFEQGAADYVLKPAEPERLARTAVRIRERLAARGSGQEAAAAPLQQLLHRLAAGLNPAGAAPTYLQWIQATVGQSIQMIAVAEVLFFISDEKYTRVQTVQLEALIRKPIKELVDELDPHDFWQIHRSTLVNVKAIAGVSRDLRGRQIVAVKGHPEKLEVSRSYSQLFKGM; encoded by the coding sequence ATGAACACCGCCGCCGCCCCCCGCGCCGTCATCGCCGACGACGAGCGCCTGATGCGTGAACAACTGCGCGCCCGCCTGGCCCAGGTGTGGCCCGAACTGCAGATCGTGGCCGAGGCGAAGAACGGCCTGGAGGCGGTGGACCTGGTGGCACGCGAGCGGCCCGAGATCGTGTTCCTGGACATCCGCATGCCGGGCCTGACCGGCGTGGACGCGGCGCGCCAGATCGCGCAGATGGAACTCGCCGACGACGAGCACCTGCCCGAGATCGTGTTCATCACCGCCTACGACGAATACGCGGTGCAGGCCTTCGAGCAGGGTGCGGCCGACTACGTGCTCAAGCCCGCCGAGCCCGAGCGCCTGGCGCGCACCGCAGTGCGCATCCGCGAACGCCTGGCGGCGCGCGGCAGCGGCCAGGAAGCCGCCGCCGCGCCGCTGCAGCAACTGCTGCACCGCCTGGCCGCGGGCCTGAACCCGGCGGGCGCCGCGCCCACCTACCTGCAGTGGATCCAGGCCACGGTGGGCCAAAGCATCCAGATGATCGCGGTGGCCGAGGTGCTGTTCTTCATCAGCGACGAGAAGTACACCCGGGTGCAGACCGTGCAGCTGGAAGCACTGATCCGCAAGCCCATCAAGGAGCTGGTGGACGAGTTGGACCCGCATGACTTCTGGCAGATCCACCGCTCCACGCTGGTGAATGTGAAGGCGATTGCCGGCGTCAGCCGCGACCTGCGCGGGCGCCAGATCGTTGCCGTGAAGGGCCACCCCGAGAAGCTGGAAGTCAGCCGCAGCTACAGCCAGCTTTTCAAGGGCATGTAG
- a CDS encoding histidine kinase (PFAM: Histidine kinase; Histidine kinase-, DNA gyrase B-, and HSP90-like ATPase), translating to MSTLPAPLAAPSRWQRFTATFMRAFHRYATWLVSITWARFFLLALLLLILSSVAQKVPPFRWEMREVIESPRQASKVPPPAPPVPPKPRVGDRDKESVSISIDHNGVRISAGPAAQAASTASAPAVAASAASDAAGHVNAALAQTEAAASAARGALEAARKALPAGAGAEVGRALEQARRDIDDALREARDDIKAAADEARQAAEEARADADGSADVQVDADGTVHRLRVLKLGSNLPDLAFLWIVASAIIKTTYKRQIQAEAQAAQAVETAEAESLKRQVVEARMAAMQAQVEPHFLFNTLASIDHLIEVDPKRASQMQKHLIALLRATMPTLRETNASGGPRDLGRELAVIRPYLEILKMRMEERLSTEIAVPDGLLSAEFPPMMIQTLVENAIQHGLEPKPEGGRLRVAAEIVHGKLAVSVADTGLGFGQAATAGTGVGLANIRERLALQYGGKASLTVAENPGGGTVVTLAVPYRPIEAKTSAA from the coding sequence ATGTCCACCTTGCCCGCCCCCCTGGCCGCCCCGTCCCGCTGGCAGCGCTTCACGGCCACCTTCATGCGGGCCTTCCACCGCTATGCCACCTGGCTGGTCAGCATCACCTGGGCCCGCTTCTTCCTGCTGGCGCTGCTGCTGCTGATCCTGAGCTCGGTGGCGCAGAAGGTGCCGCCCTTCCGCTGGGAGATGCGGGAGGTGATTGAAAGCCCGCGCCAGGCCAGCAAGGTGCCGCCGCCTGCGCCCCCGGTGCCGCCGAAGCCGCGGGTGGGCGATCGCGACAAGGAGTCGGTGAGCATCAGCATCGACCACAACGGCGTGCGCATCTCGGCGGGCCCGGCGGCACAGGCCGCGTCGACCGCTTCTGCGCCGGCGGTGGCGGCATCGGCGGCCTCGGACGCCGCCGGCCATGTGAACGCCGCCCTGGCACAGACCGAAGCGGCGGCCTCGGCCGCCCGCGGCGCCCTGGAAGCCGCGCGCAAGGCCCTGCCGGCCGGGGCCGGCGCCGAGGTGGGACGCGCGCTGGAACAGGCCCGACGCGACATTGACGACGCGCTGCGCGAGGCACGCGACGACATCAAGGCCGCGGCCGACGAAGCGCGCCAGGCCGCCGAGGAAGCGCGCGCCGATGCCGACGGCAGCGCCGACGTGCAGGTGGATGCCGACGGCACCGTGCACCGCCTGCGCGTGCTGAAGCTGGGCTCCAACCTGCCCGACCTGGCCTTCCTGTGGATCGTGGCCTCGGCCATCATCAAGACCACCTACAAGCGCCAGATCCAGGCCGAAGCCCAGGCCGCCCAGGCGGTGGAAACCGCCGAGGCCGAATCCCTGAAGCGCCAGGTGGTGGAAGCGCGCATGGCCGCCATGCAGGCCCAGGTGGAGCCGCACTTCCTGTTCAACACGCTGGCGTCCATCGACCACCTGATCGAGGTGGACCCGAAGCGGGCCAGCCAGATGCAGAAGCACCTGATCGCCCTGCTGCGCGCCACCATGCCCACGCTGCGCGAAACCAATGCCAGCGGCGGCCCGCGCGATCTGGGGCGTGAACTGGCGGTGATCCGGCCCTACCTGGAAATTCTGAAGATGCGCATGGAAGAGCGGCTGAGCACCGAGATCGCAGTGCCCGACGGCCTGCTGTCGGCCGAGTTCCCGCCGATGATGATCCAGACCCTGGTGGAGAACGCCATCCAGCATGGCCTGGAACCCAAGCCCGAAGGCGGGCGGCTGCGTGTGGCGGCCGAAATCGTGCACGGCAAGCTGGCGGTCAGCGTGGCCGACACCGGCCTGGGTTTCGGCCAGGCCGCCACCGCCGGCACCGGCGTGGGCCTGGCCAACATCCGCGAACGCCTGGCCTTGCAGTACGGCGGCAAGGCCAGCCTCACCGTGGCCGAGAACCCCGGTGGCGGCACCGTGGTGACGCTTGCCGTACCCTACCGGCCGATAGAAGCCAAGACCTCCGCCGCATGA
- a CDS encoding clostripain family protease (PFAM: Clostripain family), translated as MAKLPVLLSTPSRNEPETTDSVVLAVYAPFGSDAELSKYPNASQRPIAQQEIVNSLRQVAAQGVHVCALVDLVNDHSWWVQIPAKQPAKASIVSVWKQDMSHPMALAGFLAHVQRCHPCADIVLALEGHGAGYLPDIDGAKLTLDNITRNGNFIWHKSKDNTSVTPKQSPPLGMVSPELGMVSPELPATRMPMSTLGLARALRTAIQEGARKPAVIHFNNCFNLSVELLHTIAPYADFATAYANYNFFTAGAAYAKVFGNLRAQGSATRAELARWFAETNRDALEAKGRHPTMGGAIRLAEMRKLAALIDALAGELVAAMATAAPADRPGVVATIQSAIVQAQQYDTQADYILEVPDQLTDIRAFAAALTTRSFKTLVATAAANLEKALSGVRVYGSADNPHPRPSEFWDFKKPPLAMNILLPDPARQGLWDWRSPYYLRARFDPSLPDAQTGQIDFLKTNRWVDFIHDYHLNIDFVGLLPALPPVYPLFLRKLDPNGGATTGTTTPGNPTGGPGTTGRPGTTVKR; from the coding sequence ATGGCCAAGCTGCCTGTGCTGCTGAGCACCCCCTCGCGCAATGAACCCGAAACCACCGACAGCGTGGTGCTGGCGGTGTACGCACCCTTCGGCAGCGACGCCGAGCTGAGCAAGTACCCCAATGCCAGCCAGCGCCCGATCGCGCAGCAGGAGATCGTGAACTCGCTGCGCCAGGTGGCGGCCCAGGGCGTGCACGTGTGCGCGCTGGTCGACCTGGTGAACGACCACAGCTGGTGGGTGCAGATCCCCGCCAAGCAGCCGGCCAAGGCCAGCATCGTGTCGGTGTGGAAGCAGGACATGAGCCACCCGATGGCCCTGGCTGGCTTCCTGGCCCATGTGCAGCGCTGCCACCCCTGCGCCGACATCGTGCTGGCGCTGGAAGGCCATGGCGCGGGCTACCTGCCCGACATCGACGGCGCCAAGCTCACGCTGGACAACATCACCCGAAACGGCAATTTCATCTGGCACAAGAGCAAGGACAACACCTCGGTCACGCCCAAGCAGTCGCCGCCGCTGGGCATGGTGTCACCCGAACTGGGCATGGTCTCGCCCGAACTGCCCGCCACCCGCATGCCCATGTCCACGCTGGGCCTGGCCCGGGCGCTGCGAACGGCCATCCAGGAAGGCGCGCGCAAGCCGGCGGTCATCCACTTCAACAACTGCTTCAACCTGTCGGTGGAGTTGCTGCACACCATCGCCCCGTATGCCGATTTCGCCACGGCTTACGCCAACTACAACTTCTTCACCGCCGGTGCGGCCTATGCCAAGGTGTTCGGCAACCTGCGGGCCCAAGGCTCGGCCACGCGGGCCGAACTGGCGCGCTGGTTCGCGGAAACCAACCGCGACGCGCTGGAAGCCAAGGGCCGCCACCCCACGATGGGCGGCGCCATCCGGCTGGCCGAGATGCGCAAGCTGGCCGCGCTGATCGACGCGCTGGCGGGTGAACTGGTGGCGGCCATGGCCACCGCCGCCCCTGCCGACCGCCCGGGCGTGGTGGCCACCATCCAGTCGGCCATCGTGCAGGCGCAGCAGTACGACACCCAGGCCGACTACATCCTGGAAGTGCCCGACCAGCTGACCGACATCCGGGCCTTCGCCGCGGCGCTGACCACGCGCAGCTTCAAGACCCTGGTGGCCACGGCGGCGGCCAACCTGGAAAAGGCGCTGTCCGGCGTGCGGGTCTACGGCTCGGCCGACAACCCGCACCCCCGGCCCAGCGAGTTCTGGGACTTCAAGAAGCCGCCGCTGGCCATGAACATCCTGCTGCCCGACCCGGCCCGCCAGGGCCTGTGGGACTGGCGCTCGCCCTACTACCTGCGGGCCAGGTTCGACCCCTCGCTGCCGGACGCGCAGACCGGCCAGATCGACTTCCTGAAGACCAACCGCTGGGTGGACTTCATCCACGACTACCACCTGAACATCGACTTCGTCGGCCTGCTGCCGGCCCTGCCGCCGGTGTACCCGCTGTTCCTGCGCAAGCTGGACCCCAACGGCGGCGCCACCACCGGCACCACCACGCCTGGCAACCCCACCGGCGGCCCCGGCACCACGGGCAGGCCCGGAACCACCGTCAAGCGCTAG
- a CDS encoding TRAP-type mannitol/chloroaromatic compound transport system, large permease component (PFAM: DctM-like transporters~TIGRFAM: TRAP transporter, DctM subunit): MKLKKELWFGFIIMGLIIAGTAVMLLSADKLSTGHLGLMMLALVVVAIMLGFPTAFTLMGMGMLFTWLAYERDANKTLDLMVQSAFKVMSNDVLISIPLFVFMGYLVERANLIEKLFRSLHLALARVPGSLAVATLFTCAVFATATGIVGAVVTLMGLLALPQMLKAGYDVRLSAGAITAGGCLGILIPPSVLLIVYGATAGVSVVQLYAGAFFPGIMLAGLYIVYVIVISKLKPSLAPPLSAEARNIPLPPFNQQVADAISHRALPALVAALKGQRNLSVPTDYLLKQLGITLLPALVFALFTGLAYMSSTAPQEAQAVRQSGALAEPDGGVQEPAAARGGLQEPPGSDTGVKEPPGASDGAALKEPPGGAGLSEPPGAPGVKEPPGAGGGVKEPPGAEGGLKEPAGATAGGLKEPPGASATAGATPAEAAPRRAASRNFWIGLAVGGAALVAFYGILSFQRLEVFKMLLSSFFPLLILILAVLGSIVFGLATPTEAAAVGAFGGFLLAVAYRQFNMGVLKESVFLTAKTSAMVCWLFVGSAIFSAAFALLGGQELVEKWVLSMNLSKTQFLLLSQVIIFILGWPLEWTEIIVIFMPIFIPLLDNFGVDPLFFGLLVALNLQTAFLSPPVAMAAFYLKGVSPPHVTLNQIFAGMLPFMGIQVLAIFLLYMFPEIGLWLPQVLYK; the protein is encoded by the coding sequence GTGAAGCTCAAAAAGGAACTCTGGTTCGGCTTCATCATCATGGGGCTCATCATCGCCGGCACGGCGGTGATGCTGCTGTCGGCCGACAAGCTGTCCACCGGCCACCTGGGGCTGATGATGCTGGCGCTGGTGGTGGTGGCCATCATGCTGGGCTTTCCCACCGCCTTCACGCTGATGGGCATGGGCATGCTGTTCACCTGGCTGGCCTACGAGCGCGACGCCAACAAGACGCTGGACCTGATGGTGCAGTCGGCCTTCAAGGTGATGAGCAACGACGTGCTCATCTCCATCCCGCTGTTCGTCTTCATGGGCTACCTGGTCGAACGCGCCAACCTGATCGAGAAGCTCTTCCGCAGCCTGCACCTGGCGCTGGCCCGCGTGCCGGGTTCGCTGGCGGTGGCCACGCTGTTCACCTGCGCGGTGTTCGCCACCGCCACCGGCATCGTCGGCGCGGTCGTCACGCTGATGGGCCTGTTGGCGCTGCCGCAGATGTTGAAGGCGGGCTACGACGTGCGGCTGTCGGCCGGCGCCATCACCGCCGGCGGCTGCCTGGGCATCCTGATCCCGCCATCGGTGCTGCTCATCGTGTACGGCGCCACCGCGGGCGTGTCGGTGGTGCAGCTGTACGCCGGCGCGTTCTTCCCCGGCATCATGCTGGCGGGCTTGTACATCGTGTACGTGATCGTCATCTCCAAGTTGAAGCCCTCGCTGGCGCCGCCGCTGTCGGCCGAAGCCCGCAACATCCCGCTGCCGCCCTTCAACCAGCAGGTGGCCGACGCCATTTCCCACCGCGCACTGCCCGCCCTGGTGGCGGCACTCAAGGGCCAGCGCAACCTCTCGGTGCCCACCGACTACCTGCTGAAGCAACTGGGCATCACGCTGCTGCCGGCGCTGGTGTTCGCGCTGTTCACCGGCCTGGCCTACATGAGCAGCACGGCGCCGCAGGAAGCGCAGGCCGTGCGGCAGAGCGGCGCGCTGGCCGAGCCCGATGGCGGCGTGCAGGAGCCTGCCGCCGCACGGGGTGGCCTGCAAGAGCCGCCCGGCAGCGACACCGGCGTGAAGGAGCCTCCGGGCGCGTCCGACGGCGCTGCGCTGAAAGAGCCTCCCGGCGGCGCCGGCCTGTCCGAGCCCCCCGGCGCCCCGGGCGTGAAGGAACCTCCTGGTGCCGGTGGCGGTGTGAAGGAACCCCCTGGGGCCGAGGGTGGCCTGAAAGAGCCCGCGGGTGCGACCGCTGGTGGCCTGAAGGAGCCGCCGGGCGCCAGCGCCACCGCCGGGGCCACCCCGGCCGAAGCCGCCCCGCGCCGCGCGGCCAGCCGCAATTTCTGGATCGGCCTGGCCGTGGGCGGGGCCGCGTTGGTGGCCTTCTACGGCATCCTGAGTTTTCAGCGCCTGGAAGTGTTCAAGATGCTGTTGTCCAGCTTCTTCCCGCTGCTGATCCTGATCCTGGCGGTGTTGGGCTCCATCGTCTTCGGCCTGGCCACACCCACCGAAGCGGCGGCGGTAGGCGCCTTCGGCGGCTTCTTGCTGGCGGTGGCCTATCGGCAGTTCAACATGGGTGTGCTGAAGGAAAGCGTGTTCCTCACCGCCAAGACCAGTGCCATGGTCTGCTGGCTCTTCGTGGGCAGCGCCATCTTCTCGGCCGCGTTTGCGCTGCTGGGCGGGCAGGAACTGGTGGAGAAGTGGGTGCTGAGCATGAACCTCAGCAAGACGCAGTTCCTGCTGCTGTCCCAGGTGATCATCTTCATCCTGGGCTGGCCGCTGGAGTGGACAGAGATCATCGTGATCTTCATGCCCATCTTCATCCCGCTGCTGGACAACTTCGGGGTTGACCCGCTGTTCTTCGGCCTGCTGGTGGCGCTGAACCTGCAGACCGCCTTCCTTTCGCCGCCGGTGGCCATGGCCGCGTTCTACCTGAAAGGCGTGAGCCCGCCGCACGTCACGCTGAACCAGATCTTCGCCGGCATGCTGCCCTTCATGGGCATCCAGGTGCTGGCGATCTTCCTGCTGTACATGTTCCCGGAGATCGGCCTGTGGCTGCCCCAGGTGCTGTACAAGTAA